From Streptomyces chrestomyceticus JCM 4735, one genomic window encodes:
- a CDS encoding DUF4345 domain-containing protein — translation MARVLRVLTQLMGWACATIGLFHVALGNAAIPGAGSAGATVDSWGRFMGAVFVGYGLAWLWAARQRPIPARAVRWLAGIFLLGGVGRLLSLAVHGWPQWFQIVLAVIEIGLPPVLVWLADAEERALRGDVEAVPARR, via the coding sequence GTGGCCAGGGTTCTGCGCGTACTCACGCAGTTGATGGGTTGGGCCTGCGCGACGATCGGCCTGTTCCACGTGGCACTCGGCAACGCGGCCATCCCCGGCGCCGGTTCAGCCGGCGCGACGGTCGACAGTTGGGGCCGGTTCATGGGGGCCGTCTTCGTCGGCTACGGGCTGGCCTGGCTCTGGGCCGCACGGCAGCGTCCGATCCCGGCTCGGGCGGTGCGGTGGCTGGCCGGCATATTCCTGCTGGGCGGCGTGGGCCGGCTGCTCTCGCTCGCCGTGCACGGCTGGCCGCAGTGGTTCCAGATCGTGCTGGCGGTGATCGAGATCGGTCTGCCGCCGGTCCTCGTCTGGCTGGCCGACGCAGAGGAGCGGGCCCTGCGCGGTGATGTTGAGGCCGTGCCCGCCAGGCGATGA